The following are from one region of the Rhodothermales bacterium genome:
- a CDS encoding amidohydrolase family protein, with translation MKPLTSLRSALWLVLMAILCVPVSTAQDLQVTAIRAGHLVDTASGTATPDQIILIERNNARGRGTIVAIGSDVEIPEGADIIDLSDHYVLGGLVDAHDHLAITYKEDPESNNYYFTTLMDSTPIRAIQAFSTGFQKLSSGFTIVRDLGNNGLYADTALRQAIAQGWVPGPTIINSGIIIGAFGGQFYEIPEREDTVYPEYLNADTDDEIVKAIRRNIHYGAKVIKVCVDCQAYPYTTEQLKLFVSEAANAGQKVSGHVQTREGALRAIEAGLWSIDHDNAMDPEIHAMMAAKGVWRVGTETPKADWSRVSDARWERRTAMLRDAFDQGVKLAFSTDADYFIPGLHRGELTIEFLETWKAAGIPDADILKIMTTNGYEISELEDERGPIREGFAADIIAVPGNPLEDIDALRNVTFVMKDGLVFKHDGIVAPMDFFHNGPQYGWRVR, from the coding sequence ATGAAACCCTTGACTTCCCTCCGCTCCGCACTCTGGCTCGTTCTCATGGCCATCCTGTGCGTCCCCGTGTCCACGGCCCAGGACCTGCAGGTGACCGCCATTCGCGCCGGGCACCTGGTGGACACCGCCAGCGGCACGGCCACGCCGGACCAGATCATCCTGATTGAACGGAACAATGCCCGCGGCCGCGGGACCATCGTGGCCATCGGATCCGACGTGGAAATCCCGGAAGGCGCGGACATCATTGACCTGAGTGACCACTATGTACTCGGTGGCCTGGTCGATGCGCACGATCATCTGGCCATCACCTACAAGGAGGATCCGGAGAGCAACAACTATTACTTCACGACGCTCATGGATTCGACGCCCATCCGGGCCATCCAGGCGTTTTCGACCGGGTTCCAGAAGCTCTCATCCGGCTTCACCATTGTCCGCGACCTCGGCAACAACGGCCTCTACGCCGACACCGCCCTCCGTCAGGCCATCGCCCAGGGATGGGTCCCCGGGCCGACCATCATCAACTCGGGCATCATCATCGGGGCCTTCGGTGGCCAGTTCTACGAGATTCCGGAGCGCGAGGACACCGTCTACCCCGAGTACCTGAATGCCGACACGGATGACGAGATCGTCAAGGCCATCCGTCGCAACATCCATTACGGCGCCAAGGTCATCAAAGTCTGCGTGGACTGCCAGGCCTATCCGTACACCACGGAGCAGCTGAAACTGTTCGTGAGCGAGGCCGCCAATGCCGGTCAGAAGGTGTCCGGGCATGTCCAGACCCGGGAAGGCGCCCTGCGTGCCATAGAGGCCGGTCTCTGGTCCATCGACCACGACAACGCCATGGATCCGGAAATCCATGCGATGATGGCGGCCAAGGGCGTGTGGCGTGTGGGTACGGAGACCCCGAAAGCCGATTGGTCCCGGGTAAGCGATGCGCGCTGGGAACGCCGTACGGCCATGCTGCGGGACGCCTTCGATCAGGGCGTCAAGCTCGCGTTTTCGACCGATGCGGATTATTTCATCCCGGGCCTGCACCGCGGCGAATTGACCATTGAATTCCTGGAGACCTGGAAAGCCGCGGGCATCCCGGACGCCGACATCCTGAAGATCATGACCACCAACGGCTACGAAATCAGCGAACTGGAAGATGAGCGGGGTCCCATCCGCGAAGGCTTCGCGGCAGACATCATTGCCGTCCCGGGTAATCCGCTGGAGGACATCGATGCGCTGCGCAACGTGACGTTCGTCATGAAGGACGGACTGGTGTTCAAGCACGACGGCATCGTGGCCCCCATGGACTTCTTCCACAACGGTCCCCAGTACGGCTGGCGGGTTCGCTGA
- a CDS encoding PKD domain-containing protein — translation MRRSLRSFRLSFLILPLLLAATPVQGQVSVADSLALVAIYNATDGPNWQSNPGWLSGPVSSWGFLAVENNRVTGLGLSQLGLKGTLPTEIGNLTELRLLSLAFNQLSGPLPASMGNLTKLETLNLERNTFTGNIPESFGNLVALKELVFWGNQLTGLPSTIGNLKQLTILNGFENQLTALPEGIGGLSALRLMSLSSNNLQGSIPASIGSITTLLELDLSWNENLSGPIPATINNLWQLQKLYLYDTAITGPLPAQWGGMVSLERLWVFQADLTGSIPGSIGDMPMLGSLNLSNNRLSGPLPAGLGNTPATEIYLFNNELTGELPPEIGNASNLVTLQLNNNHLTGAVPESMTTMPALRGLSIKENNIEDLPDFRGLPSGFLALDVAGNRLHFDDLQNNLGLTFVSYAPQQSFDVLALDQGTVWALGCPVGGTNNTYQWFFENRTAASGNSQDAAFPVQKPVTERYYCEAKNQDFIDLILTSNLWPEEQSGTEAPVAAFTASPEGGPAPLLVTFNASTSSDPDGGDIQAWSWTFGDGQGASGVTTTHTYTSAGSYTVTLTVTDDEGETGTASSMITVTEPSSNQMPTAVITVNTSSGPAPLTVTFDGSGSSDPEGSPLEYAWDFGDGSDIEVGVQVSHTYTTPGVYTSLLLVLDPEGGASLAEKLITVTEPGGDPTSAELLLHLPFDGTIGFPGYNETNWSSWAPDRFGNPQSAIQLSESAVLVLPFLTDGTPRTAVSVGAWIELGENTRDASLIFRLADAQGETTLGLWGPSDVEGIINEISGTAASSSYTQAKAGILAKEDGWFHYMVTYDGTRQTVYMNGYPVLVGHPMPVGEFTIPQNNGFLRFGQQLSGMDVRVDDFRLYGGALTADEVRAIARRHLVFLEGSTRDASAGEVYEASNGGFLFGTNGYLDRAKAQLMELPSGEPVGFLSAIRYWLGYSHTDAYSQDVSVAVWSGTAASGPVDLLYASPVFNMVTVENEQWEYQDPTVVGGVPMTFVLPDVEVDRTFFVSIHFEDYGAPYERYALVGGPPLGQRVDSAWEMDVNANWFNVSDAWFGGSDGAVMWIDVVELTGSGGATATEPEVVPTATRLLAAYPNPFNPQTLIPFELAEPAAVRLTVHDLLGREVAVLVDGRLPSGRHEVRFDASGRASGMYLIRLTADGQMRAETRTRSIVLLR, via the coding sequence ATGCGCCGTTCTCTTCGTTCCTTCCGCCTTTCATTCCTGATCCTGCCCCTTCTGTTGGCTGCAACACCCGTCCAGGGTCAAGTATCGGTCGCAGATTCACTGGCGCTGGTCGCCATATACAATGCCACGGACGGCCCGAACTGGCAATCCAACCCCGGCTGGCTTTCCGGACCGGTTTCGTCGTGGGGCTTCCTTGCGGTGGAGAACAACCGGGTCACGGGCCTGGGACTCTCGCAGTTGGGGCTGAAAGGGACGTTGCCGACGGAAATCGGCAATCTGACCGAACTGCGCTTGCTCAGTCTGGCCTTCAATCAGTTGAGCGGGCCCCTGCCGGCGAGCATGGGCAACCTGACCAAACTGGAAACCCTGAACCTGGAACGGAACACCTTCACGGGAAACATCCCCGAGTCGTTTGGAAACCTGGTCGCGCTCAAGGAACTGGTGTTCTGGGGGAATCAGCTGACCGGACTGCCGTCCACTATCGGCAACCTGAAACAACTCACCATCCTGAACGGGTTCGAGAATCAACTGACCGCGCTGCCGGAAGGGATAGGCGGACTCAGCGCGCTGCGCCTCATGTCGCTGTCCAGCAACAACCTGCAAGGCAGCATCCCCGCATCCATCGGCTCCATCACGACGCTGCTTGAGCTGGATCTGTCCTGGAATGAAAACCTGTCGGGGCCCATTCCGGCCACCATCAACAACCTGTGGCAACTGCAGAAACTGTATCTGTACGACACGGCCATCACGGGCCCGTTACCGGCCCAGTGGGGCGGAATGGTGTCCCTGGAGCGCCTTTGGGTATTCCAGGCCGATCTGACAGGGAGCATTCCCGGCTCCATCGGGGACATGCCCATGCTGGGGAGCCTGAATCTGTCCAACAACCGGTTGAGCGGACCGCTTCCGGCGGGACTCGGCAACACCCCGGCTACGGAAATCTATCTGTTCAACAACGAATTGACGGGTGAACTTCCCCCGGAAATCGGGAACGCGTCCAACCTGGTCACCCTGCAGCTGAACAACAACCACTTGACGGGCGCAGTGCCGGAATCCATGACGACCATGCCGGCGCTGCGGGGGTTGTCCATCAAGGAGAACAACATCGAGGACCTGCCCGACTTCCGGGGCCTCCCCTCGGGCTTCCTGGCCCTCGACGTGGCGGGAAACCGGCTGCATTTCGATGACCTGCAGAACAACCTCGGATTGACGTTCGTGAGCTATGCCCCGCAGCAGTCGTTCGACGTGCTGGCGCTGGATCAGGGCACCGTCTGGGCGCTTGGATGCCCGGTTGGCGGCACGAACAATACGTACCAGTGGTTCTTCGAGAACCGGACGGCCGCATCGGGCAACAGCCAGGATGCCGCGTTCCCGGTCCAGAAGCCGGTGACGGAGCGGTACTATTGCGAGGCCAAGAACCAGGACTTCATTGATCTCATCCTGACGTCCAATCTGTGGCCGGAAGAACAGTCGGGGACGGAGGCGCCGGTTGCGGCCTTCACGGCATCGCCTGAGGGTGGTCCGGCGCCACTCCTGGTGACCTTCAATGCCAGCACCAGCTCCGATCCGGACGGTGGGGACATCCAGGCGTGGTCCTGGACCTTTGGCGACGGGCAGGGTGCCAGCGGGGTCACGACAACGCATACCTATACGTCGGCCGGGTCGTACACCGTGACGCTGACAGTGACGGATGACGAAGGCGAGACCGGCACCGCATCGTCCATGATTACGGTTACCGAGCCGTCCTCCAATCAGATGCCGACGGCCGTGATCACGGTGAATACCTCCAGCGGTCCCGCACCGCTGACGGTTACGTTCGATGGATCGGGATCGAGCGACCCCGAAGGCTCACCGCTGGAGTATGCGTGGGATTTCGGAGACGGATCGGATATCGAAGTCGGCGTCCAGGTGTCGCACACCTATACAACCCCAGGCGTGTATACATCACTCCTGTTGGTCCTCGATCCCGAGGGGGGTGCGTCTTTGGCTGAGAAACTTATTACGGTTACCGAGCCGGGTGGCGACCCGACTTCTGCCGAGCTCCTGCTGCACTTGCCGTTCGACGGCACCATCGGGTTCCCCGGCTACAATGAAACGAACTGGTCGTCCTGGGCGCCGGACCGCTTCGGAAATCCGCAGTCGGCCATCCAGTTGTCCGAGTCGGCCGTGCTCGTGTTGCCGTTCCTGACCGACGGTACGCCGCGCACCGCGGTGAGCGTGGGAGCGTGGATTGAGCTGGGCGAGAATACGCGGGATGCATCGCTGATTTTCCGGCTGGCCGATGCGCAAGGCGAAACGACGCTCGGGCTGTGGGGCCCCAGCGACGTGGAGGGCATAATCAATGAGATCAGCGGCACGGCGGCCTCGTCGTCGTACACGCAGGCCAAAGCCGGCATCCTGGCGAAGGAGGATGGGTGGTTCCACTACATGGTGACCTACGATGGGACCCGGCAGACCGTGTACATGAATGGATACCCGGTGCTCGTTGGCCATCCGATGCCGGTCGGGGAGTTCACCATTCCGCAAAACAATGGTTTTCTCCGGTTCGGCCAGCAGCTCAGCGGGATGGACGTCCGGGTGGATGATTTTCGGCTGTACGGCGGCGCGTTGACCGCCGACGAAGTCCGCGCGATTGCCCGCCGGCATCTGGTATTCCTGGAGGGCTCCACGCGCGATGCGTCGGCCGGAGAGGTTTATGAGGCATCGAATGGTGGATTCCTGTTCGGGACCAACGGCTACCTGGACCGGGCCAAGGCCCAGTTGATGGAGTTGCCCTCGGGCGAACCGGTCGGATTCCTGAGCGCCATCCGGTACTGGTTGGGGTACAGCCACACGGATGCGTATTCGCAGGACGTATCGGTCGCCGTATGGTCCGGTACCGCAGCGTCGGGGCCGGTTGACCTGTTGTACGCATCCCCCGTATTCAACATGGTCACCGTCGAGAACGAACAATGGGAATACCAGGACCCGACCGTGGTCGGGGGCGTCCCCATGACCTTCGTCCTGCCGGACGTGGAAGTGGATCGGACCTTCTTCGTGAGCATCCATTTCGAGGATTACGGCGCGCCCTATGAACGATACGCCCTCGTGGGCGGCCCGCCCCTCGGGCAGCGTGTGGACAGTGCGTGGGAGATGGACGTGAACGCAAACTGGTTCAATGTGTCCGATGCGTGGTTCGGGGGTTCGGACGGTGCGGTCATGTGGATTGATGTGGTGGAACTGACCGGCTCTGGGGGCGCCACCGCGACCGAACCGGAGGTGGTACCGACCGCGACCCGGCTGCTCGCGGCCTATCCGAACCCGTTCAATCCGCAGACCCTCATCCCATTCGAACTGGCCGAGCCGGCCGCGGTCCGGCTCACCGTCCATGACCTGTTGGGCCGGGAAGTGGCCGTGCTGGTGGACGGTCGGTTGCCCTCCGGACGGCACGAAGTCCGTTTCGACGCCTCCGGTCGTGCCAGTGGCATGTACCTGATTCGTCTGACTGCGGACGGACAGATGCGCGCAGAGACGCGTACACGCTCCATCGTTCTGCTCCGCTGA
- a CDS encoding efflux RND transporter permease subunit codes for MSSPGNHPESPGASNPFIAACFRRPVAVTAFFLLVAVAALAAWVRVPVSLLPDLRYPTLVVWTAYPDVPPERVERAITERVEEAISGTQGVQRITARSMLGGSMIRLDFGWNVNLDLALLEVREQLDRLGDQLPDEAERPVVLRLDPNDRPIMILALSEAGDGASGRSGDLVRLKTVGKEIIARRLEQLGDVARVVVTGGFDRRVDVLLDPARLAAHAVDVTDIETALRRANVAQPGGAIRRGPFQYAVEVTGEFETIEDIADAIVARRGDRSLRLRDVADVREGVDERRGLVRLDGRETLMLLVERRPDANTVRAADEVRAALAEMSDGMPDVRVDVVIDESRFIQEAIGGVAQAVLLGGLLAIVVLFVFLRRRQALLAVAVAVPLSLGLTLVAFDALGVTFNLISLSGLALGVGMLVDNAIVVVENIARLRESGMPARKAGIQGTSEVAGAITASTLTTIAVFLPLTFVEGLAGRLFLDQSLAVITSLAASLIVGLTAVPLIAARDERVLSGLGTGLGLDSGPDVVAPAIAPASSGASRLVRNYERALTRALAKKGWVVAGGVLLVAAATIILDVLPREVVPRTNQGRLNLHVSLPADADLPLLDARSADLAAVLLQDAAFDHVLADLGERDEARLQIDPRPSYEGDLSLMLAPGVSLDEALDAARAAPHAADMTVEVTVVRTQLEELLASDESDLFIDLVADRREEAAVPFDAVLAALTDRPELNNVRRADAFNVPAYRLDFKRDALARYGVQASSITAFLEAGARGVHATDLRSINEDIPITLRTEGIGSIQQLMAQRVVTPGGPMPLSTFLTAAFVELPASLYRTDQSPVLRILADVAPGADLKSASGAAETVLAERLPDTVRGNVGGANEAFRNSLQAMLWSLLFSVVLVFLILAAQFESLTQPLVVLLTVPLAASGVAAVLAMTGQTINLMSLTGSVVLVGIVVNDAIVKVDFINQRRAAGLDTHAAILEAGRDRLRPILMTTITTVLGLLPLALGFGEGAELRAPMAIAIVGGLMAATVLTLFVVPVAYALVTRES; via the coding sequence GTGAGCAGTCCCGGCAACCATCCGGAATCCCCCGGGGCGTCCAATCCGTTCATTGCGGCGTGCTTCCGGCGGCCCGTGGCCGTCACGGCGTTCTTCCTTTTGGTAGCCGTGGCCGCGCTCGCCGCGTGGGTGCGGGTCCCGGTATCCCTGCTCCCGGATTTGCGCTATCCGACGCTGGTCGTGTGGACGGCCTATCCGGACGTACCCCCCGAGCGGGTGGAGCGGGCCATCACGGAGCGGGTGGAAGAGGCCATTTCCGGTACGCAGGGGGTGCAGCGCATTACGGCCCGGTCCATGCTCGGCGGGAGCATGATCCGCCTTGACTTTGGATGGAACGTGAACCTCGACCTGGCGCTCCTGGAGGTCCGGGAGCAATTGGATCGCCTGGGAGATCAGTTGCCGGATGAAGCCGAACGCCCGGTGGTGCTGCGACTGGATCCGAACGACCGGCCCATCATGATTCTGGCCCTTTCCGAGGCCGGGGACGGCGCCTCGGGCCGCTCCGGGGACCTGGTCCGCCTGAAAACCGTCGGCAAGGAAATCATTGCGCGGCGGCTGGAGCAGTTGGGGGATGTCGCGCGGGTGGTGGTCACGGGCGGATTTGACCGGAGGGTGGATGTCCTCCTGGATCCAGCGCGGCTCGCCGCGCACGCCGTGGATGTCACCGACATTGAAACGGCCCTGCGCCGGGCGAACGTGGCGCAGCCGGGTGGGGCCATCCGCCGTGGTCCGTTCCAGTACGCCGTGGAAGTCACGGGCGAGTTCGAGACGATCGAGGACATTGCAGATGCCATTGTTGCGCGCCGCGGGGACCGATCGCTCCGTCTCCGGGACGTGGCCGATGTGCGGGAAGGGGTGGATGAGCGGCGCGGACTCGTCCGCCTGGACGGCCGCGAAACCCTCATGCTGCTGGTGGAACGCCGCCCCGATGCCAACACGGTGCGCGCGGCGGACGAGGTCCGCGCCGCCCTGGCCGAAATGTCCGATGGCATGCCGGACGTCCGTGTGGATGTGGTCATCGATGAGTCCCGCTTCATCCAGGAGGCCATCGGGGGCGTGGCGCAGGCGGTGCTGCTCGGAGGTCTTCTGGCCATTGTCGTACTGTTCGTATTCCTGCGCCGTCGCCAGGCCCTCCTGGCCGTGGCGGTCGCCGTACCGCTGTCGCTCGGCCTGACGCTCGTGGCCTTTGACGCCCTCGGCGTCACGTTCAATTTGATTTCGCTGTCGGGGTTGGCACTGGGCGTCGGGATGCTCGTTGACAACGCCATCGTGGTCGTCGAAAACATCGCGCGGCTGCGCGAGAGCGGCATGCCAGCCCGCAAGGCGGGCATCCAGGGTACGTCGGAGGTGGCCGGGGCCATCACGGCATCGACCCTCACGACCATCGCCGTCTTCCTTCCGCTCACGTTCGTGGAGGGCCTGGCCGGACGCCTGTTCCTGGACCAGTCGCTCGCCGTCATCACGTCATTGGCGGCGAGTCTGATCGTGGGCCTGACGGCGGTGCCGCTGATAGCGGCACGGGACGAGCGCGTCCTGTCTGGTTTGGGTACGGGCTTGGGTTTGGACTCCGGCCCGGATGTTGTCGCGCCCGCGATCGCGCCCGCCAGTTCCGGCGCCTCCCGGCTGGTCAGGAACTACGAACGGGCCCTGACGCGTGCGCTGGCCAAAAAAGGCTGGGTCGTGGCCGGCGGGGTGCTGTTGGTGGCTGCAGCGACCATCATCCTGGACGTACTCCCGCGGGAAGTCGTGCCACGCACCAATCAGGGGCGGCTGAACCTTCACGTTTCACTTCCCGCGGACGCGGACCTGCCGCTCCTGGATGCGCGATCGGCGGACCTGGCCGCCGTGTTGTTGCAGGACGCGGCCTTCGATCACGTGCTGGCGGACCTGGGCGAACGCGATGAGGCCCGCCTGCAGATTGACCCCCGGCCGTCCTATGAAGGGGACCTGTCGCTCATGCTGGCGCCGGGCGTTTCGCTGGACGAGGCCCTGGACGCTGCCCGCGCTGCACCCCACGCCGCGGACATGACCGTGGAAGTGACCGTTGTCCGGACGCAGTTGGAGGAGCTGTTGGCCAGCGATGAGTCGGACCTGTTCATCGATCTCGTGGCGGACCGCCGCGAGGAAGCGGCTGTTCCGTTCGATGCGGTGCTCGCCGCCCTCACCGACCGCCCCGAACTCAACAATGTGCGCCGGGCCGATGCGTTCAACGTGCCGGCCTACCGTCTGGATTTCAAGCGGGATGCGCTGGCGCGGTATGGCGTGCAGGCGTCCTCCATTACGGCGTTCCTGGAAGCCGGGGCGCGTGGCGTGCACGCCACGGACCTGCGGTCCATCAACGAAGACATCCCGATCACACTCCGGACCGAAGGCATTGGGAGCATCCAGCAGCTGATGGCGCAGCGCGTGGTGACGCCCGGTGGTCCCATGCCGCTCTCCACCTTTCTCACCGCCGCGTTCGTCGAGCTCCCGGCGTCCCTCTACCGAACCGATCAATCGCCCGTCCTCCGGATCCTGGCCGATGTGGCGCCCGGAGCGGACCTGAAATCAGCCTCCGGCGCGGCGGAAACCGTTCTGGCCGAACGGCTTCCGGACACCGTCCGGGGGAATGTCGGGGGCGCCAACGAGGCCTTCCGGAACAGCCTGCAGGCCATGCTGTGGAGCCTGCTGTTCTCCGTGGTCCTGGTGTTTCTGATCCTGGCGGCCCAGTTCGAGTCGCTCACGCAGCCCCTCGTGGTCTTGCTCACGGTACCCTTGGCTGCCTCGGGTGTGGCCGCCGTCCTGGCCATGACCGGGCAGACCATCAACCTCATGAGCCTCACCGGCAGCGTGGTCCTGGTGGGCATTGTGGTGAACGATGCCATCGTCAAGGTGGACTTCATCAATCAGCGCCGGGCGGCCGGCCTGGATACGCACGCGGCCATCCTGGAAGCCGGGCGGGACCGTCTGAGGCCCATCCTGATGACCACCATCACGACCGTCCTCGGCCTCCTGCCCCTGGCGCTCGGGTTCGGGGAAGGCGCCGAGCTCCGGGCCCCGATGGCCATTGCCATCGTGGGCGGCCTCATGGCCGCTACGGTGCTGACGCTGTTCGTGGTACCTGTAGCCTACGCACTCGTCACGCGTGAATCATGA
- a CDS encoding efflux RND transporter periplasmic adaptor subunit — protein MKPWKAAALVLVVLAVAVGAYAFWPQLTGAEVENAEDRPDAERVSARARVQAVELQPTDFLILAEATGHLTPWREAGVSPEASGLVRERLVDEGTRVQEGQALLRLDSRDQELELEEASSELLRAQIDYASKRVGSNSEAPDSALLERARRAFEQAREAYEAGSLTLEEFQMARRAHDADVLRSGSRRNEVEAVLSGLEQAEQRVRRAELALSRMTVRAPFTGRIANLEVEEGQRVAVGETVLTLLDDARMKVTVNVLEADIVGLRKGAVARVRIPALGDSVLTGRIWSVNPSVDRETGTGRVTVEVPNRGGTLLSGLFAYVQLESGRLQDRMVVPAEAVLVRQGRDLVFVVKDGRAQWTYVTTGRRSGGLVEILDPLQPGDSLAVAGHHALSHDARVTVQ, from the coding sequence ATGAAACCCTGGAAGGCCGCGGCCCTTGTGCTCGTCGTGTTGGCCGTTGCCGTTGGCGCGTACGCATTCTGGCCGCAACTCACCGGCGCCGAAGTGGAAAACGCCGAGGACCGGCCCGACGCCGAGCGGGTCTCCGCGCGGGCGCGGGTGCAGGCTGTTGAATTGCAGCCCACGGACTTCCTGATCCTGGCCGAGGCCACGGGTCACTTGACGCCCTGGCGGGAGGCAGGGGTGAGTCCGGAAGCCTCCGGGCTGGTCCGTGAACGGCTGGTGGACGAAGGAACGCGCGTCCAGGAAGGACAGGCGCTGCTCCGGCTGGACTCCCGCGATCAGGAGTTGGAGTTGGAGGAGGCCTCCAGTGAACTGTTGCGGGCGCAGATCGATTATGCCAGCAAACGTGTGGGATCGAACAGCGAAGCGCCCGACTCGGCCCTGTTGGAGCGGGCGCGGCGCGCCTTCGAGCAGGCTCGGGAAGCCTACGAGGCCGGCAGCCTGACGCTCGAGGAGTTCCAGATGGCGCGCCGCGCCCATGACGCGGACGTGCTCCGCAGCGGTTCGCGCCGGAACGAAGTGGAGGCGGTGTTGTCGGGCCTGGAACAGGCCGAGCAGCGCGTGCGACGGGCGGAGTTGGCGCTGTCCCGCATGACGGTCCGCGCACCGTTCACCGGCCGTATCGCGAATCTGGAAGTGGAGGAAGGCCAGCGGGTCGCGGTCGGCGAGACCGTGCTGACCCTTTTGGATGACGCGCGCATGAAAGTGACCGTCAATGTACTGGAAGCCGACATCGTTGGCTTGCGCAAGGGCGCTGTGGCTCGGGTTCGCATTCCGGCGCTCGGCGATTCGGTCCTGACGGGACGGATCTGGTCCGTGAATCCGTCCGTGGACCGGGAAACCGGCACGGGGCGTGTGACCGTGGAGGTCCCGAACCGGGGTGGGACGTTGCTGTCCGGGTTGTTTGCCTATGTCCAGTTGGAATCGGGACGTCTGCAGGATCGTATGGTGGTGCCGGCCGAGGCCGTCCTGGTTCGCCAGGGACGCGATCTGGTGTTCGTGGTCAAGGACGGCCGCGCGCAGTGGACCTACGTGACGACGGGACGCCGGAGTGGGGGCCTGGTCGAGATCCTGGATCCGCTCCAGCCCGGAGACAGTCTTGCCGTGGCGGGGCACCATGCCCTGTCCCACGATGCCCGGGTGACGGTTCAGTGA